One genomic segment of Burkholderiaceae bacterium includes these proteins:
- a CDS encoding amino acid ABC transporter substrate-binding protein, with translation MKHAFLLTGAALACALSIPAQAADTLAKVAADNKITFAYRDSSVPFSYLAGADKPVGFGVEISNAVLAAVQKALGKNDIQVGWQSVTSANRIPLLVNGTIDLECGSTTNNSARGKEVSFATNYFYTGTRLMVKKSSGIHNWADLKGKKVAITTGTTNMQVVRRYNDEKSLNLDIVGTKDHADAAMLVETGRADAFAMDDILLFGLKANAKDPAALDVVGESLQVEPYACMVRKDDPKFKALVDGVINDMMKSGAFTKLYNKWFMEPIPPRNQAIGLPMSKELEDNLKAMSDKPAT, from the coding sequence ATGAAACATGCCTTTTTGCTGACCGGCGCCGCGCTGGCCTGTGCCCTGAGCATCCCGGCCCAGGCCGCCGACACCCTGGCCAAGGTCGCCGCCGACAACAAGATCACCTTCGCCTACCGCGACTCGTCCGTGCCCTTCAGCTACCTGGCCGGGGCCGACAAGCCGGTCGGCTTCGGGGTCGAGATCTCCAACGCCGTGCTGGCCGCCGTGCAGAAGGCGCTGGGCAAGAACGACATCCAGGTCGGCTGGCAGTCGGTCACCTCGGCCAACCGCATTCCGCTGCTGGTCAACGGCACCATCGACCTGGAGTGCGGCTCCACCACCAACAACAGCGCGCGCGGCAAGGAAGTCAGCTTTGCCACCAACTACTTCTACACCGGCACGCGGCTGATGGTCAAAAAGAGCTCGGGCATCCACAACTGGGCCGACCTGAAGGGCAAGAAGGTGGCCATCACCACCGGCACCACCAACATGCAGGTGGTGCGCCGCTACAACGACGAGAAGAGCCTGAACCTGGACATCGTCGGCACCAAGGACCACGCCGACGCCGCCATGCTGGTCGAGACCGGCCGCGCCGACGCCTTCGCCATGGACGACATCCTGCTGTTCGGCCTGAAGGCCAACGCGAAGGACCCGGCGGCGCTGGACGTGGTGGGCGAGTCGCTGCAGGTCGAGCCCTACGCCTGCATGGTGCGCAAGGACGACCCCAAGTTCAAGGCCCTGGTCGACGGCGTCATCAACGACATGATGAAGTCCGGCGCCTTCACCAAGCTCTACAACAAGTGGTTCATGGAGCCCATCCCCCCGCGCAACCAGGCCATCGGGCTGCCGATGAGCAAGGAGCTGGAGGACAACCTGAAGGCGATGAGCGACAAGCCGGCGACCTGA
- the lipB gene encoding lipoyl(octanoyl) transferase LipB has protein sequence MDTRLLGRVDYAPTFQAMRDFAHQPASNEREELWICEHPPVFTLGLAGRPEHVLAPGDIPVVATDRGGQVTYHGPGQVVAYPLIDLQRHGIFVKEYVYRLEEAAIRTLRAFGVTGHRVAGAPGIYVRVDDPFSHALLPQRPQRREPGAPAPQPDFTGLGKIAALGIKVSRHRSYHGLALNVAMDLQPFERINPCGYPGLRTVDLASLGVVASWDEVAHELAGQLQRLLAIS, from the coding sequence ATGGACACGCGCTTGCTGGGCCGGGTGGACTACGCCCCCACCTTCCAGGCCATGAGGGATTTCGCCCACCAGCCCGCATCAAACGAGCGCGAAGAGCTATGGATTTGCGAGCATCCGCCGGTGTTCACGCTGGGCCTGGCCGGCCGGCCCGAGCACGTGCTGGCGCCGGGCGACATCCCGGTGGTGGCCACCGACCGCGGCGGGCAGGTGACCTACCACGGCCCCGGCCAGGTGGTGGCCTACCCGCTGATCGACCTGCAGCGGCACGGCATCTTCGTCAAGGAATACGTGTACCGGCTGGAGGAGGCGGCGATCCGCACGCTGCGCGCCTTCGGCGTTACCGGCCACCGCGTGGCCGGCGCGCCCGGCATCTACGTGCGGGTGGATGACCCGTTCAGCCACGCCCTGCTGCCCCAGCGCCCGCAGCGGCGCGAGCCGGGCGCGCCCGCGCCGCAGCCCGACTTCACCGGCCTGGGCAAGATCGCCGCGCTGGGCATCAAGGTCAGCCGCCACCGCAGCTACCACGGCTTGGCGCTGAACGTGGCGATGGACCTGCAGCCGTTCGAGCGCATCAACCCCTGCGGCTACCCCGGCCTGCGCACGGTGGACCTGGCCAGCCTGGGCGTGGTCGCCTCGTGGGACGAGGTGGCGCACGAGCTGGCCGGGCAGCTGCAGCGGCTGCTGGCGATCTCGTAG
- a CDS encoding DUF493 family protein, with amino-acid sequence MSTSPNPGAGRRASLIEYPVRFPIKVVGENADGFVHAITHLARQFDPTFDAATIELRESGGGKYLGVTITVLATSREQLDELYRALSTHPMAHWVL; translated from the coding sequence GTGAGCACATCTCCCAACCCCGGCGCCGGGCGCCGCGCCTCGCTGATCGAGTACCCGGTGCGCTTTCCCATCAAGGTGGTGGGCGAAAACGCCGACGGCTTCGTGCACGCCATCACCCACCTGGCGCGGCAGTTCGACCCCACGTTCGACGCCGCCACCATCGAGCTGCGCGAAAGCGGCGGCGGCAAGTACCTGGGCGTGACCATCACCGTGCTGGCCACCAGCCGCGAGCAGCTCGACGAGCTGTACCGCGCGCTCAGCACGCACCCGATGGCGCACTGGGTGCTGTGA
- a CDS encoding D-amino acid aminotransferase: MPAYRTDHLPALPCYLNGEMTTLDAARISPLDRGFIFGDGIYEGIAVYGRPGQAPRPFRFEQHMARLERSLKETRIANPHTREQWRQIALDLIAAHPEHASVADWFYYFQVTRGVALRDHPMLEGLTPTVFATCLPMKPPSAEQRAQGVACVTADDFRWQKAHIKSISLLGAVFARQISFDAGALETVMFRDGFLSEAASSNVWVVKNGRVFGPPKDNLVLEGIRYGAIEELCRQEGIGFELRRIPKAEVLAADELMLSSATKEVLPITTLDGQPVGSGKPGPVTQKLYAAYQRAKDALFAA, from the coding sequence ATGCCAGCCTACCGCACCGACCACCTGCCCGCCCTGCCCTGCTACCTGAACGGCGAGATGACCACGCTGGACGCGGCGCGCATCAGCCCGCTGGATCGCGGCTTCATCTTCGGCGACGGCATCTACGAGGGCATCGCCGTCTATGGCCGGCCGGGCCAGGCGCCGCGCCCGTTCCGCTTCGAGCAGCATATGGCGCGGCTGGAGCGCAGCCTGAAGGAAACGCGCATCGCCAACCCGCACACGCGCGAGCAGTGGCGGCAGATCGCGCTCGACCTGATCGCCGCCCACCCCGAGCACGCCAGCGTGGCCGACTGGTTCTATTACTTCCAGGTCACGCGCGGCGTGGCGCTGCGCGACCACCCGATGCTCGAAGGCCTGACGCCCACGGTGTTCGCCACCTGCCTGCCGATGAAGCCGCCCTCGGCCGAGCAGCGCGCCCAGGGTGTCGCCTGCGTGACCGCCGACGACTTTCGCTGGCAGAAGGCGCACATCAAGTCGATCAGCCTGCTGGGGGCGGTGTTCGCGCGCCAGATCAGCTTCGACGCCGGCGCGCTGGAGACGGTGATGTTCCGCGACGGCTTCCTGAGCGAGGCGGCCTCCAGCAACGTGTGGGTCGTCAAGAACGGCCGGGTGTTCGGCCCGCCCAAGGACAACCTGGTGCTGGAGGGCATCCGCTACGGCGCCATCGAGGAGCTGTGCCGCCAGGAAGGCATCGGCTTCGAGCTGCGGCGCATTCCCAAGGCCGAGGTGCTGGCCGCCGACGAGCTGATGCTGTCCTCGGCCACCAAGGAGGTGCTGCCCATCACCACGCTGGACGGCCAGCCGGTCGGCAGCGGCAAGCCCGGCCCGGTGACGCAAAAGCTGTACGCCGCCTACCAGCGCGCCAAGGACGCGCTGTTCGCCGCATGA
- a CDS encoding ATP synthase subunit I, giving the protein MSNINSGAARDAGQRSSGAESGRQWGWVDEPDPQESAPLTAEQARQWRARHPQLPVWRALLAQALTGLVVTGLAWLLTRRPEVAWSAAYGALAGVLPAAVAARGTVRWARPGFPPAAALAGLLLWEGVKLALTVGMLMAAPRFLGVPSWPALLIGLALTIKMYWLGLLWARSKKSESGRAHEE; this is encoded by the coding sequence ATGAGCAACATCAACTCCGGCGCGGCGCGCGATGCAGGGCAGCGGTCTTCGGGCGCGGAATCGGGCAGGCAGTGGGGCTGGGTGGATGAACCCGATCCGCAGGAGTCCGCCCCGCTGACGGCCGAGCAGGCCCGCCAATGGCGGGCGCGGCATCCGCAGTTGCCGGTGTGGCGAGCCCTGCTGGCGCAGGCGCTCACCGGCCTGGTGGTGACAGGTTTGGCCTGGCTGCTGACGCGGCGCCCCGAGGTGGCCTGGTCGGCTGCCTACGGCGCGTTGGCGGGGGTGCTGCCGGCGGCGGTGGCCGCGCGCGGCACGGTGCGCTGGGCGCGGCCGGGGTTTCCGCCGGCGGCGGCCCTGGCAGGCTTGTTGTTGTGGGAGGGGGTCAAGCTGGCCTTGACCGTGGGGATGCTGATGGCGGCCCCGAGATTTTTGGGGGTGCCCAGCTGGCCAGCGTTGCTGATCGGCCTGGCACTGACGATCAAGATGTACTGGCTGGGCCTGTTGTGGGCGCGGTCGAAAAAGTCCGAATCCGGACGGGCGCACGAAGAGTAA